The Engraulis encrasicolus isolate BLACKSEA-1 chromosome 22, IST_EnEncr_1.0, whole genome shotgun sequence sequence ATTGAATGTCTGCCATAACAATGTGCACTAATGGTTATTTTCGACAGTACCAGTCTCGtctttaaacaaacaaacaaatgaatgaacaaacaaatAATATAATTTCAGTAATTCGCATTGTTAGGGCAGTTATTTAAACTTTTACTTAATGCCCAACTTACCTCTCAATAGAAGAAAAGTCCCATTCCCAAAGACAGATTTGACGTATTCAGACATCGCACAGAAGTAATATGCCTCATCAAGGGAAGTAGTCTTCTTAATGGTCAGGTGGAAGACCCTGTTGTCCTTCTCTATGCAGTAGCTTGATTTGTTAAACCCTTGCTGAAATTCAGGTCCTAAACCTCCCTTTACTATGACCATAAGTACAGGGTTTTCTCCTGGCCTTTGCTTGTACCAAGACATACTCTCTCGACTGTAGAAGCTGAAGAAGCATTTTAGAGTTACACTTTCCCCGAGCTGAGCTGTAATAATACAGTCAGGCTGATGGATGGTGGCACCTATAACAATATGACAAATACGAAGTGCTTTATTACATATACATACACGAGTAAGTGGTCATGATATGACAGGTGATAGAAAACGATATAAATTCTATCTTGTTATAATATATGGCTGGTGGTACaccaaaatacaaaaataaagcagGTATTATAGCACATTAATTTAAAGCTCTTTAAAATACTTACTCGTTGTCCTGAATAGTGTGACAGtccatagtaggcctattatctgTGTAGAGTACATGTCTGACATATGAAACCCTACTCTCCTGCGTAACAAAGAAATAGCCTATTGACAGTGTTGATTTAAGTTCAAGTGCTCTGTGTGATGTACCAGGGGTGGGTGAGTTTTATAAccagtgggtgtgtatgtgtgtccatgaccaacatgatctccaaaaattccgtgctcctggacacggatgttaaggacacaaaatccgtgtccaggagcacggattttgccaaaattccgtgctcctggacatggaattgttttccgtgctcctggacatggaattgtttgaagtgctttctataggctatttccacagtcttgtgttttctcaggatttttctaatttcaaatattttgtctaaaaaaaaacatttcttactgacaggttagggttagggattgttttggtctgggcacagctagttttttttcattcattatatgagtttgatagcctagcaaccgactggaaaaggtatttctcaaaaatatgtctttaatgacaggttaaggttagggaatgttttggtcagggcacaacttaaaaaagacttgaaaagagatgcccaaataaagtgggtttttaatgatctcacaatatgccgtgcagtatttacaaaggtgcaaacgtttcgggtgatcccatcctcagtgcaaaaaaaaacagaacaaacatTCACAGAGGTTTAAAAAGGAAGTGACATCAGAAGTCAGGAGGCAATCAGTTACGAATAGCCAATCAGGACACGTATTCAATGATGGGTGATTCAGTTGCTGTATGGAGAGATGACAGTGATTAACAATAGTTTAAAAAACAGTAGATCATGTGCTCAATCACAATCACAGCAAAACAGATAAGACTTTTGTATCATGCTGTGTCTATATTTCAAAAAAATCATGATTCAGCAAGGCAAAAAacaattgaggcagtcggttcacatgcaaaatagggaggcggagcactcggagggtcacaggcagcctcaaaataaatggcagtgaacgaggagccagcgtgttgaaggataaaactcgctgtttttaACTAAAAATCGTCCGGGAAAAGTTCCTTCGAAGTTCACATGCCTGCCTCTTGAATTCAGGGGAATGACAAAAAATTGGGATaatcatacgtacatccagatgaccacgagcacttgtagaatccacagtccccccctatcagctcagtttgacagctgtcagaacgcacccagcgagcggagcattcggagggtacactatttacagccttctcgctatttaacccatgcctgcagttaggggcgctgtcgagacgggagcgcagcccattcattctgaatgtagtctgcagtcctccgttggcgcccctacagtgcagtacctggcgagtggaacctctcgtaatataacttctccgagagcgtcttgacagctgtcacactgagctgatagggggggactgtggattctacaagtgctcgtggtcatctggatgtacgtatgcttgtcccacttttttgtcatttccctgaattcacaagGCAGgcggtgaactttgaaggaagtttccccggacgattattagttcaaaacagcgagttttatccttcaatacgcgggctcctcgttcactgccattcattttgaggctgcctgtgaccctccgagtgctccgcctccctattttgcatatgaaccgactgcctcaattatAGGAAGCAGGTCAAGTCCAAATCCTCATTGAGGCCCTTGGGAGACAATGTTTGCATATAAAAAATCCTTTTGGCTTCACATTGACCCCCAGCCGCAGAAACCGTGCTGTGGAATCCAAATTATTACAATGTGAAGCCAAATGGATTTTTTATATGCAAACATTGTCTCCCAAGGGCCTCAATGAGGATTTGGACTTGACAGCAACTGAATCACCCATCATTGAATACGTGTCCTGATTGGCTTTTCGTAACTGATTGCCTCCTACCTTCTGATGTCACTTCCTTTTTAAACCTCTGTGAatgtttgttctgtttttttgcactgaggatgtgatcacccgaaacgtttgcacctttgtaaatactgcacggcatattgtgagatcattaaaaacccactttatttgggcatctcttttcaagtcttttttgagtgcgagctccagactctcTGACTTTGCATTACTCAATATTTcaagccaacgcaccaccacataactaaagccacaTTGAAAGGCGCAGGCCCTCTTTTTGAATTTTTTAATACTTTGCTGTTTGCACCTGGACCTTGCAGCCACCATTTTACATGGTCTGACATGGCTACTTTTACAGAGATTAGTGGTCTCACAGACAAATATGCCAAAactcacacattcacagagaAGGACATCGAAGAAATACTTTTTCCAAGTGAAGGGATTCTAGAGGACACTGGGCCATCGAGAGATGAAGCGGAACAGACTCTCAAGTCCCTAATCAACAAGCAAACCAGATATCAACTTCATGGGTCTACTCTCAGTGAGTATGTGCGTTTAAAAAGGATTCCAAGAGGCCTTCGTATACAGAAACGGCCCACACTTGGCCGCCACAACCAGGAATTCTGCACGAAATGGTGTGAAATTTTAAACAAAGCTTCACTGGATTTGACTGTACTCGTAATTGAGTTTACCCAAAAAGAACTGGAAAAGGTTAAAGGGGAAATTACTGACCAGCAGACCAAATTACAATCATTGATGTCTAAAACTGACCTGAACAAACTGAAGAATGAATTGAAGGAAATGACAGAAAAGTACACACATGAACTACGTAGGTACAAGCTCAAAACATTCAAAAGAGACACCACTGACTACCAAGAAGACATGGTGTACCCCTGGCTTGCACGCAGGCCCTGGGCCTCCTCTAAAGCTAGACGATCGGTTAGGGGTGCCAACACATCTGATTCCAGCATCTCTGATTTTCCTTCTGATTCTGACTGTGATTTTTTAGACCATACAGCTCCAAGGGGACGACTATATCCTGCCAAAACCAAGAGAAACCCAGGCGCCGGGGCAGGAGGGGCAGGAAGAACCACAAACCGACCGGCTACAAGGGGTCGCAGGATGTGAACCTAGTGGTCAACCTGTCCAGCCGGGATTTGTCTGAAAAGGACACTGCAGTGTTGAATAAAGGTCTGTCTTTCATCCCCACCCCTACAGCCAACCCATTTCAGACTAAAATAGAGCTTTTCAAATTTTTCCGCAACATGAAGCTGAAATATTTTTTCAGTAAAGACAAGATTCATTTGCCCCCCACTGACCAGATTGACTCAAACAGTGCAATCTCCCAACCCTTCAAAACTAAGAGCAAATTTGTGCCACCCATTATTTGCCCGAGTATAGAGACATTTTGCAAACTGGTAGAAAGAGATGTCAATGTGGTTTTCCAGACACAGAATGCAGGCACCAAGCACTACTCCAACCTCGATACTCAAGAAAGGGTATGTCTTAAGAAATTATCCAAAGAGTCAGACATAATCTTCAAGGGCGCTGACAAAGGAGGCGGTCTTATTTGCATGGACAGAGTCAATTATGAGACAGAGATTGCTAAACAACTGGCAGACACAGTCGCATACAGCAAGCTCCCTAGTGATCCCACAACCAAATTCAAGAGAGAAATTGACACATTTTTGAATGCAGCTCTCGCAGCTGGACACATTACCAGCTCAGAAAAGAAGTTTCTTATCAATGAGCACCCAACCATTCCTGTGATTTACACATTGCCCAAAGTGCATAAACAATTTACAAAGATCCCTCCTGGACGTCCTATAGTTTCAAGCAACAACTCCTTGACAGAGCCCCTCTCCAAATACATCGACCACCACATACGATCACTGGTGACTGATCTGCCCTCATACATCAGAGACACTGGTGACCTCATTAACCAGCTGTCACAGTTGAATGTTACTGATAACAACATAATACTTGCTACCATGGATGTTTCATCTTTGTACACCAACATTCCACATCAGAGCGGTCTTATGGCACTTCAGCATTTTTTGGACAAGCGTGAGAATGAATCTCCCCCGACTCAATTTATTTTGGAGCTGACAGACATAGTCCTGAGCAGGAACTATTTTCTTTTTGGCCAGGACTTTTACCTGCAGAAGATGGGGGTTGCTATGGGCGCTGCATTTGCTCCCGACTTTGCCAATCTTTTTCTAGGCATGTTGGAAGAGAGGTACATCTATGCTAACAACATTTTTTCTAACAACATCCTCTTTTACAAACGTTACATTGACGATTGTCTTCTGGTGTGGCAGGGCTCGGAACAACTGCTCAATTCCTTTCTGCTGTATATGAACTGCCTGCACAACACCATCAAGTTCAACATGGAATGTGACCCTCACAAAGTCAGTTTTTTAGATACTTGGGTGATTTTTGAAAACAACTCCATACACACATCCCTGTTTGTCAAACCTACCGACAAGAATAGCATATTACATGCTTCCAGCTTTCACCCTTCCTCTTTGAAACAAGGACTGCCCTATAGCCAATTTCTAAGGGTCAGGCGAATATGTAGTGATGACAATGACTTCCAGACTGAATCTgaaaacatgtacacacaatttttgGACAGGGGGTATGGCAGGAAAACATTGGACCAGGCACTGACCAAAGTGAACCAGACACACATGGGGACCCTAACtagcaagaaaaagaaagaacactctCTGATATGTTGCACTACCTACACCCCCCTCAGCAACCAGATCACACAGATCATCAAAAAACATTGGAATGTTCTCAACACAGATCCTGTATGTTCATCCTTGTTCAAAGAGCTTCCATTGTTCACCCATTCCAGGTCGAGAAACATTCGGGACATTCTAGTTCATGCCGACACCTTTGACCACTCCAAGGCGCCAAAAGACAgacttgatgctgctgtggggTTTTTTCCTTGCCGTAACTGTACATCTTGTACCACCACAGGCAGCAAGAAGACCAGCAAATTCATGTGCCATGTGTCGGGCAAAGAATATAACATCAACAAATTCATCACCTGCAGCTCTTCTTCTGTGATCTACTTACTATCATGCCCCTGCGGCCTACAATACATCGGCAAGACCAACAGGCAACTGAGGGTCCGCATAAATGAACACAGGAGCGCCATCTCCAGGAATGACCCAAAGTCACCCATTGCCAGACATTTCtccacagcaccacacaccacgGCCCAATTGCAATTCATTGGGATTGACCGTGTGACCCCCAGCCGCAGAAACCGTGCTGTGGAATCCAAATTATTACAATGTGAAGCCAAATGGATTTTTTATATGCAAACATTGTCTCCCAAGGGCCTCAATGAGGATTTGGACTTGACCTGCTTCCTATAATTGTTTTTTGCCTTGCTGAATCATGATTTTTTGAAATATAGACACAGCATGATACAAAAGTCTAATCTGTTTTGCTGTGATTGTGATTGAGCACATGATCTACTGTTTTTTAAACTATTGTTAATCACTGTCATCTCTCCATACAGCAACTGAATCACCCATCATTGAATACGTGTCCTGATTGGCTATTCGTAACTGATTGCCTCCTGACTTCTGATGTCACTTCCTTTTTAAACCTCTGTGAatgtttgttctgttttttttgcactgaggatgggatcacccgaaacgtttgcacctttgtaaatactgcacggcatattgtgagatcattaaaaacccactttatttgggcatctcttttcaagtcttttttgagtgcgagctccagactctcTGACTTTGCATTACTCAATATTTcaagccaacgcaccaccacataactaaagccacattgaaaggcgcaggccctctttttgaattttctaatgatagagttaacacagtgctgtggtaatagcctatagaaagcacttccgtgtgcccatcacggaaaactattccgtgtccaggagcacggaaaacaattccgtgtccaggagcacggaattttggcaaaatccgtgctcctggacacagatttcgtgtccttaacatccgtgtccaggagcacggaatttttggagatcaggctgccatGACAGTGTGTGCATTATGTAGGTCAGGTGTGCGTAAAGAAGTGTCAAGCTTGCAATCTGATGTTAGCAGGACAAGCCACATCTTCAAAATCTCATGATTACGGAGAAGACGTTGGTGAAAACAGAACTTGCCAAACTTATCAAAGCAAAATTGTATTATGTAATGTAAGAGCAATTGTTAGAGCATATACATTATACATGTAGTATTTAATTCCATTAACAGTATTATACACATTTTATTTGAAATGttatgatatactgtacattttgttATGTGTATGTTATGCCTGTAATCCTAGTGTATTTATTTACCATACACTGTAAGACATTTGTTCACCGTCAAATATTTTAAGCATACAGTACCAAGCCTGTTCAGTGGAGTTGTAACGCTTAAAGCCCAAGTTAGCATTAAGACTCACACAAACTGTAGTTGGATCTTGGAAGAACCTTAATGTTCTCTGAGGAACCCCAAAAAGTTGTTATTTTCATGCAAAAACACTGTTTCTCTTAAACTACAGTCAATAAAATCCCAGCTCTTTCAACATTATTAACTTGACAAAAGTGAAAATGAAGAGATAATAGACCTCAAGGAATAGATAATTTAGATATACCTCAAGATAGAGATAACATTTTACAAAACATTTTACAAAACAAAGACCAAGCAAGGTCATGTCTGTCAAGTACTACTGTCAGTTTACATTTTTATACGCATGACAGTATTCATGAAATACATTGCAGAGCACAAACAAACTTGCATGGACTTGTTTCATCTGATCATACTTTTTAAGTAGATGATAACAGATGACACGTGGCCAATAAATAGACCTACTGTATCTGAATTTATTTATCAGGAGGGTAACATATAGGCTGAAAATGTGGTTCATCAAATAAAAGCTGAAATAATGAACATGTTCTGATTTTGTGTAGAGCAACGTATCCTAGGTCCTCATGTAGATGACACATGTGAAGTCATCTTCATTTGGAATCATCTGGATGGAAGAAAGCAAACCTTTGAATAGCTTATTCATATCATtatgcatttttttaaacatgggaCCATAATACTTACTGGCATCTTGTCAAAACCGTTGTCATATGTGTCACGGCAGCATCTGATGTTTGCAGCTACAGTAAGAGAGGGAGCAACTGATTAATTATGTAACTGTTGCACTTGGGTGCACTGAAAATAGGCCTATAACAAAAATACATTTACAATATGGTTCAAGCACATATTCAAGTAGTCTAAATAGTTTTATGAATATTATGATACTGATAATGTGGAAATGCTTTTCCACGCAATatgatacaaaaacaaacagtacTGTTTACCACATAATGAGACTTACAAGTGTTATCTGTCCTGTTACAGTAAAGGAGAGCTGccaacacaaacaccacagccaGAACTCCAGACAGAATGATGGCGGAAACTGCAACTGGATTTCTTGCTGCAGAGTAAAGCcaaaacagatagatagatagatagatagatagatagatagatagatagatagatagatagatagatagatagatagatagatagatagatagatagatagatagaaatccgtgcacacacacacacacacacacacacacacacacacacacacacacacacacatgcgcgcgattTGTCaagttgtcaattgaatagtacacttttgaggatcttttctgaagcaaaatgttgtttagattggatgggaaatgttaaatgtaaattcgactttatattatattgatcagataagattgtcccagatatacatttagactatgacctatttattggttttctcatcgcaaaataggaaaaatagcaaactctggttgaggtgtcaaaatgcgccctctactatccctttttacttgtcttgcaagcccatgtgaaaaaaaatctagaactgtaaagcaaaataaatttgaaacaatacactgagactgtataaagtgcacttactgtcttgtgaaattctagggaaat is a genomic window containing:
- the LOC134439343 gene encoding uncharacterized protein LOC134439343 is translated as MKLKYFFSKDKIHLPPTDQIDSNSAISQPFKTKSKFVPPIICPSIETFCKLVERDVNVVFQTQNAGTKHYSNLDTQERVCLKKLSKESDIIFKGADKGGGLICMDRVNYETEIAKQLADTVAYSKLPSDPTTKFKREIDTFLNAALAAGHITSSEKKFLINEHPTIPVIYTLPKVHKQFTKIPPGRPIVSSNNSLTEPLSKYIDHHIRSLVTDLPSYIRDTGDLINQLSQLNVTDNNIILATMDVSSLYTNIPHQSGLMALQHFLDKRENESPPTQFILELTDIVLSRNYFLFGQDFYLQKMGVAMGAAFAPDFANLFLGMLEERYIYANNIFSNNILFYKRYIDDCLLVWQGSEQLLNSFLLYMNCLHNTIKFNMECDPHKVSFLDTWVIFENNSIHTSLFVKPTDKNSILHASSFHPSSLKQGLPYSQFLRVRRICSDDNDFQTESENMYTQFLDRGYGRKTLDQALTKVNQTHMGTLTSKKKKEHSLICCTTYTPLSNQITQIIKKHWNVLNTDPVCSSLFKELPLFTHSRSRNIRDILVHADTFDHSKAPKDRLDAAVGFFPCRNCTSCTTTGSKKTSKFMCHVSGKEYNINKFITCSSSSVIYLLSCPCGLQYIGKTNRQLRVRINEHRSAISRNDPKSPIARHFSTAPHTTAQLQFIGIDRVTPSRRNRAVESKLLQCEAKWIFYMQTLSPKGLNEDLDLTCFL